From Streptomyces fungicidicus, one genomic window encodes:
- a CDS encoding TerD family protein: MTVNMTKGQAISLQKNDGGSLTAVRMGLGWQAAPRRGLFGSRTREIDLDASAVLFADKQPVDVVFFRHLVSDDGSVRHTGDNLVGGVGQGGDDEAVLVDLSRVPVHIDQIVFTVNSFTGQTFQEVQNAFCRLVDETNGQELARYTLAGGGAYTAQIMAKVHRSGSGWTMTALGNPANGRTFQDLMPAILPVL, encoded by the coding sequence GTGACCGTCAACATGACCAAGGGTCAGGCCATCAGTCTGCAGAAGAACGACGGAGGCAGCCTGACCGCCGTGCGCATGGGTCTCGGCTGGCAGGCGGCTCCCCGTCGTGGCCTGTTCGGCTCGCGCACCCGCGAGATCGACCTGGACGCCTCCGCCGTCCTGTTCGCCGACAAGCAGCCGGTCGACGTCGTCTTCTTCCGTCACCTGGTGAGCGACGACGGCTCCGTGCGCCACACCGGCGACAACCTCGTCGGCGGTGTCGGCCAGGGCGGCGACGACGAGGCCGTCCTCGTCGACCTCTCCCGGGTCCCGGTCCACATCGACCAGATCGTCTTCACCGTGAACTCCTTCACGGGCCAGACCTTCCAGGAGGTGCAGAACGCGTTCTGCCGCCTCGTCGACGAGACCAACGGCCAGGAGCTCGCCCGCTACACGCTGGCCGGCGGCGGGGCCTACACGGCCCAGATCATGGCCAAGGTGCACCGCTCGGGTTCGGGCTGGACGATGACGGCCCTCGGCAACCCGGCCAACGGCCGCACCTTCCAGGACCTGATGCCGGCGATCCTGCCGGTTCTCTAG